One genomic region from Colletes latitarsis isolate SP2378_abdomen chromosome 10, iyColLati1, whole genome shotgun sequence encodes:
- the LOC143346714 gene encoding erythroid differentiation-related factor 1: MSEELDTKIDTVKSMPLVVAPNSPRKPVKSTAVVKYSVVQTPAIYAQLQCNTDLNLPPSNWLSSSAESYGLQSVWSQTSGFSSFRMAHMFPDCVGEVDVVSDAENIKKLLKLPYNHGVISMMVHRVENTLLLDDFDIHKYLLRQAESDWEWLKKFFYEHIFQNLGDKEKRLFYKTNNRNTLQQRNLVSKFLYHSILIADNKEQHTNPHVPVKTLEPCLPEPSQEEKLPDPNCNHNFARNIVWTFENIQMLIGTDMPIFGGQTHPCISLRLRDMTKPINVLTGIDYWLDNLMCNVPEVVMCYHLDGIVQKYELIKTEDLPNLDHSKFSPKVIKDVAQNILSFLKNNATKAGHTYWLFKGKDDDVVKLYDLTSLCHDVSDEKGQNPFTVPVAMLLYRVARNMKYSSDYHRQQGTIRMLLKNCVQLLAKEKYPQIVTSAHFMLSDLYIPSDTNPASPGLSDQSDEEDTQSESSTNHENEKDEEEKIEEAAIKSLTLAHIKEHADCEEPKYKPPPISGSVEERCLAALEHVCHGLQCLQYFPTENISDEERIKENENRKEKEYEETHLNMAKPFQAIPMPYTALKDEKEDTESEESSVNSSPNHKKKLKSKKNKRSEKITSKEGPSESEAKALLCKAKAETLPTWQAPKKSDNISWNAHLKILLYEKASLIFAVLAENEYANRNYGASLRYMLAVLRCQKILEIYCGIRNTKSISYLLGRAGDCCFMVVQDWCNVEKHRKDYEIENEIEGKIVEEICTMEDLDMNGAELLPQRLESLESTLVASYMCYEKALSGEPLDTDKNNLLRRLGNIHNELGVLYMNQAGTRYQQESSAGETSESSSDVIALLTRSLTHLEAGVKAFETVHDEANLALLHSNTGRLMRLCAHMHVKQNTQERHFYNKALASYQKALQVLGSRKSNPAIWDTVTWDLSTTLFTMATLLQDFPITGCKTEEELEREVVDILQKALKHCDTETSGPRQPVYQFRAAIIQHRLASLYHRIYRECEPDTDNIKRKTSLQLCKLYYEKAAKLLLALEQITEFLTVQMERVALAEHQARCTTTFNGKLKAYQNSLDLILQCRPIMDVLYDKNNSQKQKEESRSTIDSKIAEENDEKGTDEQKLIEDEETLVTLLEQRLQFNLRSLTKLFVTKNSSGNKKYCEALASLYKQCYSRTLRPVTMTGFTLIEHITKLLRELEKMLPSTES; the protein is encoded by the exons GCAAACCTCTGGGTTTTCCAGTTTTCGTATGGCACACATGTTTCCAGACTGTGTCGGGGAAGTTGATGTTGTATCTGAcgcagaaaatataaaaaaactgtTAAAGTTGCCTTACAACCATGGAGTGATATCGATGATGGTTCATAGAGTTGAAAATACTCTGTTATTGGATGATTTTGATATTCACAAATATTTGCTTAGGCAAGCAGAGAGTGACTGGGAGTggctaaaaaaatttttttacgaaCACATTTTTCAAAATCTTGGTGACAAAGAAAAACGTTTGTTTTATAAAACAAATAATAGGAATACTTTGCAACAGAGAAATTTGGTATCCAAGTTTTTGTATCATTCAATATTAATAGCAGATAATAAAGAACAACATACGAACCCTCATGTACCTGTGAAAACATTGGAACCATGTTTACCAGAACCTTCTCAAGAGGAGAAATTACCAGATCCAAATTGTAATCATAATTTTGCGAGAAACATTGTATGGACTTTTGAGAATATACAGATGCTTATTGGTACCGATATGCCAATATTTGGGGGACAAACGCATCCATGTATAAGTCTAAGGTTAAGGGACATGACAAAGCCTATTAATGTATTAACTGGAATAGATTATTGGTTAGATAATTTAATGTGTAATGTCCCAGAAGTTGTGATGTGTTATCATTTGGATGGtattgtgcaaaagtatgaattaATAAAAACGGAGGATCTTCCTAATTTAGATCATTCTAAGTTCAGTCCTAAAGTCATAAAAGATGTGGCACAAAACATTTTAAGTTTCTTAAAAAATAATGCAACAAAAGCTGGGCACACTTATTGGTTGTTTAAAG GCAAGGACGATGATGTTGTAAAATTGTACGATTTAACGTCTTTGTGTCACGATGTATCTGACGAAAAAGGTCAGAATCCATTCACTGTACCTGTTGCTATGTTATTGTATAGAGTAGCTCGTAATATGAAGTACTCTTCCGATTATCACCGGCAACAAGGCACTATTAGAATGCTACTGAAAAATTGCGTACAATTATTAGCTAAAGAAAAATACCCCCAAATTGTTACGTCAGCGCATTTTATGTTATCCGATTTATATATACCGTCGGATACGAACCCTGCTAGTCCCGGACTTTCCGATCAAAGTGACGAAGAAGATACACAAAGCGAATCAAGCACAAATCATGAAAATGAGAAAGACGAGGAAGAAAAAATCGAAGAAGCTGCGATAAAATCATTGACGTTAGCTCACA TTAAGGAACATGCGGATTGCGAAGAACCAAAATATAAACCGCCGCCTATTTCGGGGTCAGTCGAAGAAAGATGTTTGGCAGCCTTGGAGCACGTTTGTCATGGACTTCAGTGTTTGCAGTATTtcccaaccgaaaatatttctgACGAAGAACGAATAAAAGAGAACGAAAATAGGAAGGAGAAAGAATATGAAGAAACGCATTTGAACATGGCAAAACCTTTCCAAGCAATTCCTATGCCTTACACCGCTTTGAAAGACGAAAAGGAAGATACCGAATCCGAAGAAAGTTCCGTAAATAGTAGTCCCAACCATAAAAAGAAGTTGAAATCAAAGAAGAATAAaagatctgaaaaaattacttcaaAAGAGGGACCAAGCGAAAGCGAAGCAAAAGCATTATTGTGTAAAGCTAAAGCCGAAACATTACCCACGTGGCAAGCTCCGAAAAAAAGCGATAACATTAGTTGGAATGCGCATTTGAAGATATTGTTGTACGAGAAAGCGTCGTTGATCTTCGCCGTGCTCGCCGAAAATGAATATGCCAATAGAAATTACGGAGCTTCGTTAAGGTATATGTTGGCAGTACTACGGTGTCAAAAAATATTGGAGATCTATTGCGGCATAAGAAACACAAAGTCAATTAGCTATTTATTGGGTCGCGCGGGAGATTGCTGTTTTATGGTTGTACAAGACTGGTGTAATGTAGAGAAACATAGAAAAGATTACGAAATAGAAAATGAGATCGAAGGAAAGATCGTCGAAGAAATTTGTACAATGGAAGACTTGGACATGA atggtGCTGAATTACTGCCACAACGTTTAGAAAGTTTAGAATCTACGTTAGTAGCGTCTTACATGTGTTACGAAAAAGCGTTGTCCGGAGAACCGTTGGACACGGATAAAAATAATCTTCTAAGGCGATTAGGAAACATTCACAACGAACTAGGTGTTCTTTATATGAATCAAGCTGGAA CACGTTATCAGCAAGAAAGTTCAGCAGGGGAAACTTCAGAATCCTCGTCTGACGTAATAGCACTGCTCACGCGATCGTTAACTCATTTAGAGGCGGGTGTGAAAGCATTCGAAACCGTTCACGACGAAGCAAACTTAGCTCTTTTACATTCAAACACTGGAAGACTTATGCGACTTTGCGCACATATGCACGTGAAACAAAACACTCAAGAACgtcatttttataataaagcACTTGCGAGTTATCAAAAAGCTCTACAAGTCTTGGGTTCCAGAAAATCAAATCCTGCAATTTGGGATACTGTTACATGGGATCTGTCCACCACCTTGTTCACTATGGCCACATTGTTGCAAGATTTTCCTATTACCGGTTGCAAA ACGGAGGAAGAACTGGAACGGGAAGTCGTCGATATTCTTCAAAAAGCTCTTAAACACTGTGATACCGAAACATCCGGGCCACGACAACCTGTTTATCAGTTCCGTGCTGCGATTATTCAACATCGACTCGCTTCTTTGTATCATCGCATATATAGAGAGTGCGAACCTGATACGGATAATATCAAAAGGAAAACAAGCTTGCAACTGTGTAAATTATATTACGAAAAAGCTGCGAAGCTCTTGTTAGCTTTGGAGCAGATTACAGAATTTCTGACAGTGCAAATGGAAAGAGTTGCATTAGCAGAACACCAAGCTCGTT gCACAACGACATTTAACGGTAAATTAAAAGCATATCAAAATAGTCTGGACTTGATATTGCAATGCAGACCTATCATGGACGTGTTATACGATAAAAATAATTCTCAGAAACAAAAGGAAGAAAGTCGAAGTACAATCGATAGTAAAATCGCGGAAGAAAATGACGAGAAAGGAACTGACGAACAAAAGTTGATCGAAGACGAGGAAACTTTAGTGACATTACTCGAACAGAGATTGCAGTTCAACTTGAGATCCTTAACCAAATTATTCGTTACCAAGAATAGCAGTGGCAACAAAAAATA TTGCGAAGCTCTCGCCAGTCTGTATAAACAGTGTTATAGCCGGACGTTGCGACCGGTCACGATGACGGGTTTCACGTTAATAGAGCACATTACGAAACTTTTACGAGAATTGGAAAAAATGTTACCGTCTACGGAATCATGA